In a genomic window of Poecilia reticulata strain Guanapo unplaced genomic scaffold, Guppy_female_1.0+MT scaffold_542, whole genome shotgun sequence:
- the cdc42ep3 gene encoding cdc42 effector protein 3, with translation MPAKAPIYLKPISSKKGKKCRLRDILSPDMISPPLGDFRHTIHIGKGGERDAFGDMSFLQGKYELLPGKKDVNAHYGNQSEYLRAHSTSDASFAETPSPVLKNAISLPTIGGSQALTLPLISSTVFPVPADPLEDFMSPSPPLKAENPDELEMLQMDALLRSMDVFDSEPSSPFTDLQSKPDVLLDLLEGANKSTLKAVAKANKLNKSEGRKQSPYFISDDSLRKANGSLNSNASSDSYDSFDNKMDFQNNDVFNRNGYFNSDITVGFKQELSKCNKDWVDRDSGVEEGRISDFEFELSKEKSGSQDSLSQITGSLLSLELDLGPSILDDVLNIMDKPAAKSRP, from the coding sequence ATGCCGGCCAAAGCTCCCATTTACCTGAAACCCATCAGCAgcaagaaggggaaaaaatgtcgGCTGAGAGACATTTTGTCTCCTGACATGATCAGCCCTCCGCTTGGCGACTTCCGCCACACCATCCACATCGGGAAAGGCGGAGAAAGAGACGCCTTCGGAGACATGTCCTTCCTCCAGGGGAAGTATGAGCTTCTGCCTGGAAAAAAGGACGTCAACGCTCACTATGGCAACCAAAGTGAGTATCTGCGAGCGCATAGCACAAGCGACGCCTCCTTCGCCGAAACGCCCTCACCGGTCCTCAAGAATGCAATCTCACTCCCAACCATCGGAGGCAGCCAAGCGCTCACCCTCCCGCTGATCTCCTCCACCGTCTTCCCGGTGCCAGCAGATCCGCTGGAGGACTTTATGAGTCCGTCGCCTCCTCTGAAAGCCGAAAACCCCGATGAGCTAGAGATGCTGCAGATGGACGCCCTGCTGAGGTCCATGGACGTCTTCGACAGCGAGCCTTCGTCGCCTTTCACCGATCTCCAGTCGAAACCTGATGTCCTTTTGGACCTGCTGGAAGGCGCAAACAAGTCAACCTTGAAGGCGGTTGCTAAGGCCAACAAGCTAAACAAGAGCGAGGGCAGGAAGCAGTCACCATATTTCATCAGCGACGATAGTTTGCGTAAAGCTAATGGTAGCTTAAACAGCAACGCTAGCAGCGACAGCTACGACAGCTTTGACAACAAGATGGACTTCCAGAACAACGACGTCTTCAACCGAAACGGATACTTTAACAGTGACATTACCGTGGGATTCAAGCAGGAGCTGTCCAAGTGCAACAAGGACTGGGTGGACAGGGACAGCGGCGTGGAGGAGGGACGCATTAGCGATTTTGAGTTTGAGCTTTCCAAGGAGAAAAGCGGCTCGCAGGACTCCCTCAGCCAGATCACGGGGTCGCTCCTCTCCCTGGAGTTGGACCTGGGCCCGTCCATCCTGGACGACGTGCTCAACATCATGGATAAACCCGCAGCGAAGAGCCGGCCTTAA